A genomic region of Anaeromicrobium sediminis contains the following coding sequences:
- a CDS encoding inositol monophosphatase family protein, with product MLILKDVLENAKKWAKEIGEIQGKNYERADLKYSTKSNHSDFVTEVDELCENELIKLIKTTYPDHGILGEETGKSDIESDYVWVIDPIDGTTNFLYGLPIFSVCIGLRYKNEGVLGVVYFPMLDEMFYGVKGEGAYLNGKKINVGTKKTLKECVLATGFPYDKDRNPENNVEYVSKMIPKIRGIRRMGAASYDIVNVACGRIDGYWEMNLGPWDVAAANVILKEAGGVVKFLDRRHIFVVVGNEHVVDGILKEIEE from the coding sequence ATGCTGATATTAAAAGATGTATTAGAAAATGCAAAAAAGTGGGCAAAAGAAATTGGTGAAATCCAAGGGAAAAATTATGAGAGAGCAGATTTAAAATATAGTACTAAATCAAATCATTCAGATTTTGTTACGGAAGTTGATGAACTTTGTGAGAATGAATTGATTAAATTAATAAAGACTACTTACCCTGATCATGGTATCTTAGGAGAGGAAACGGGAAAGTCTGACATAGAATCTGACTATGTATGGGTAATAGATCCAATTGATGGAACTACTAATTTTTTATATGGATTACCTATATTTTCCGTATGTATAGGTCTTAGATATAAGAACGAGGGTGTATTAGGAGTAGTATATTTTCCAATGCTTGACGAAATGTTTTATGGAGTAAAGGGTGAAGGTGCCTATTTAAATGGTAAAAAAATTAATGTGGGTACTAAGAAAACTCTAAAGGAATGTGTACTAGCTACAGGATTTCCTTATGATAAGGATAGAAATCCTGAGAATAATGTGGAGTATGTTTCTAAAATGATTCCAAAGATAAGGGGAATTAGGAGAATGGGAGCTGCTAGTTACGATATAGTTAACGTGGCTTGTGGAAGAATAGACGGATACTGGGAGATGAATTTAGGTCCTTGGGATGTGGCGGCTGCCAATGTGATATTAAAGGAAGCTGGCGGCGTTGTTAAGTTTCTAGATAGAAGACATATATTTGTAGTAGTAGGAAATGAACATGTAGTTGATGGAATATTGAAAGAGATTGAGGAGTAG
- a CDS encoding peptidylprolyl isomerase: MKKPVVTIEMENGKVIKAELYPEVAPNTVKNFVSLVKEGFYDGLIFHRVISGFMIQGGCPKGVGTGGPGYSIKGEFSMNNFENDLKHDKGVLSMARSGHPDSAGSQFFIMHAKSPHLDGQYAAFGKVIEGIDVVDEIAGTKTNFQDKPKEEQKMKKVTVDTFGEEYEAPEKL, from the coding sequence ATGAAAAAACCAGTAGTAACTATTGAAATGGAAAATGGTAAGGTAATAAAAGCAGAGCTTTATCCTGAGGTTGCACCTAATACGGTGAAGAACTTTGTATCCTTAGTAAAGGAAGGATTCTATGACGGATTAATATTCCATAGAGTAATTTCTGGATTTATGATCCAAGGTGGTTGTCCAAAGGGAGTTGGAACTGGTGGACCTGGATATAGTATTAAAGGTGAATTCTCAATGAACAATTTTGAAAATGATTTAAAGCATGATAAGGGAGTATTATCAATGGCAAGATCTGGTCATCCAGATTCAGCAGGTTCTCAATTTTTCATTATGCATGCAAAGTCTCCGCACTTAGATGGACAATATGCAGCCTTTGGAAAGGTAATAGAAGGAATAGATGTAGTTGATGAGATCGCTGGAACTAAGACTAATTTCCAAGATAAGCCAAAAGAAGAGCAAAAAATGAAGAAAGTAACAGTGGATACTTTTGGAGAAGAATACGAAGCACCAGAGAAGCTTTAA
- a CDS encoding ABC transporter permease subunit codes for MNNKFSRIIFDNIVTIIFVILCLAGIVASKLPLFFIASQLLTRIGRNSFLVLSLIIPVLAGMGLNFGIVVGAMAGQMSIILVTNYALKGVEACTGVTGFLIAVVISTPIAIFFGWVTGLILNKTKGQEMITSMMLGFFANGLYQLLFLFLVGTLIPMENPVLMISGGVGIKNVVDMNHSIRYAVDTIYKRPFSELLIIMGVMGILLSLWIMKKSKGSKVYKEKVGNKPFVYIGVSALFIALSVYFKSTGSLFANIKVPISTYAVIVGLCVFNVLIIKTKLGQDFRTVGQSRHIAGIAGINVDKVRIISIIISTVLAAWGQLIFLQNLGILNTYGSHEQAGMFAVAALLVGGASVSRATIGQAILGVTLFHTLFIVSPQAGKNLFGNAQIGEYFRTFVAYGVIGVSLGLHAWKNLVISKRKSI; via the coding sequence ATGAATAATAAGTTTTCGCGTATAATATTTGATAATATAGTTACTATAATCTTTGTGATTTTATGTTTAGCAGGGATAGTGGCTTCTAAATTGCCTCTTTTCTTCATAGCATCCCAATTGTTAACTAGAATAGGAAGAAACTCATTCTTAGTATTGTCTTTGATTATTCCAGTACTAGCTGGTATGGGTCTAAACTTCGGTATAGTAGTTGGTGCCATGGCTGGACAAATGTCCATAATACTAGTTACTAACTATGCCCTAAAGGGTGTTGAAGCATGTACAGGAGTAACAGGATTTTTAATTGCAGTAGTTATAAGTACTCCTATTGCCATTTTCTTTGGATGGGTAACGGGTCTTATATTAAATAAAACTAAGGGTCAAGAAATGATAACATCCATGATGCTAGGTTTCTTTGCAAATGGATTATATCAATTATTATTCTTATTCCTAGTGGGAACATTAATACCTATGGAAAACCCTGTTTTAATGATTAGTGGTGGAGTAGGGATAAAGAATGTTGTTGATATGAATCATAGTATTAGATATGCCGTTGATACTATATATAAAAGACCATTCTCTGAGTTATTAATCATAATGGGAGTAATGGGAATATTATTATCCCTATGGATAATGAAGAAATCTAAGGGAAGTAAAGTATACAAAGAAAAAGTTGGAAATAAGCCATTTGTTTATATTGGAGTATCCGCTTTATTCATAGCTTTATCTGTATACTTTAAATCTACTGGATCATTATTTGCAAATATTAAAGTACCAATTTCAACTTATGCAGTTATAGTTGGACTTTGTGTGTTTAATGTATTAATAATAAAAACAAAACTTGGTCAAGACTTTAGGACAGTAGGTCAAAGTAGACATATAGCTGGAATTGCTGGTATTAATGTGGATAAGGTAAGGATCATATCCATAATAATCTCCACAGTATTAGCTGCATGGGGACAATTAATATTCTTACAGAACTTAGGAATATTAAACACTTATGGTTCTCATGAACAGGCAGGTATGTTTGCCGTTGCTGCCCTACTTGTAGGTGGAGCTTCTGTATCAAGGGCAACTATAGGTCAGGCCATACTAGGGGTTACATTATTCCATACCCTATTTATCGTATCACCTCAAGCAGGTAAAAACCTATTCGGAAATGCTCAAATCGGAGAGTACTTCAGAACTTTCGTTGCCTATGGAGTTATAGGTGTATCATTAGGATTACATGCTTGGAAGAACTTAGTTATATCTAAGAGAAAAAGTATTTAA
- a CDS encoding NUDIX hydrolase, giving the protein MDKAVLGIVINKDKCLLVHRRWPPCTWGPPGGFMDKGECELETVQREIFEETEIVCEVIEKIHDFIYSDAYYNSSISVYVCKYMSGELSFDKESLDAGWFSIDEMPKGVSPGVEVFEKAFSIVKEVD; this is encoded by the coding sequence GTGGATAAAGCTGTATTGGGAATTGTAATAAATAAAGACAAATGCCTCCTTGTACATAGAAGATGGCCTCCTTGTACTTGGGGTCCTCCTGGAGGTTTTATGGACAAGGGAGAATGTGAGCTAGAAACTGTGCAAAGAGAAATATTTGAAGAAACTGAAATAGTTTGTGAAGTTATAGAAAAGATTCATGACTTTATATATAGCGATGCCTATTATAACTCTTCCATAAGTGTATATGTTTGTAAATACATGTCTGGAGAATTATCCTTTGATAAAGAAAGTTTAGATGCAGGATGGTTTTCAATAGATGAAATGCCAAAGGGAGTTTCCCCTGGTGTAGAAGTTTTTGAAAAAGCCTTTAGCATAGTAAAAGAAGTGGATTAA
- the pssA gene encoding CDP-diacylglycerol--serine O-phosphatidyltransferase, which produces MKYKQQIPNMFTLLNMSMGILAIIYTFSGQYSKSALLIIVATMLDRMDGQLARKLDVVSDFGKELDSLCDLISFGVAPALLMWNLSLIKMGTLGILVTLIFALCGTVRLARYNITEFEGVYMGIPITACGGLVALMALYSTKYATNLVLVLGLMIFLSYAMVSKKIKLKKR; this is translated from the coding sequence GTGAAATATAAACAGCAAATCCCAAACATGTTTACCTTGTTAAATATGTCTATGGGTATATTGGCCATTATATACACTTTTTCTGGTCAGTACAGTAAATCGGCTCTACTTATAATAGTAGCTACCATGCTAGATAGAATGGACGGTCAATTAGCTAGAAAGCTAGATGTGGTTAGTGATTTTGGAAAAGAGCTAGATTCTTTGTGTGATTTAATTTCTTTTGGGGTTGCACCGGCACTTTTAATGTGGAATTTAAGTTTAATAAAAATGGGAACACTAGGAATTTTAGTTACATTAATATTTGCACTATGTGGAACGGTAAGATTAGCAAGATACAACATAACTGAATTTGAAGGTGTATATATGGGTATACCTATAACGGCCTGTGGTGGATTAGTTGCTTTAATGGCTCTATATTCTACTAAATATGCTACAAATCTTGTGTTAGTGTTAGGATTAATGATATTCCTATCTTATGCTATGGTTAGCAAGAAAATAAAATTAAAAAAGAGATAA